The genomic DNA GAGGTACTTCTTTTTAATGTTCTTAGAACTAAACTTACTAGTGTAGTAATGGCAAGTACATTCAGCCATGACTCCGAAACAAGAACCTTATTTCCTTCAAAAAAATTCCTTAGCAATAGCACAAATACAAAACCTATGACCGTAGCTAGTACGCCCGAATATTCTCTCCTTAAAACACTTACTACTGAAAAAGGAATATTGCTCTTTTTAAATTGGGAAAACTTAGGTATAAATGCTGGTAACTTACTAGCCCATTCTAAGTATTGCTGTCCAAATTTGCGTTCCAAAAAACGTTCTTCGGCAAACATAATACGCTCATAATATACCCAATACAACAGACTAACCACTACAACAAAATACCAATTGAATGTAAATACTACAATACCTATCCACATAAAATAATTACCCAAATATAAAGGATGTCTGACCATAGAATAAATACCAGTACTATTCAAAACTTCTGCCACTTGTTCTTTGGTGTTTCTTCCAGAAGTGCCTCGAGGTGTTGTACCGATGGTATAAGCACGAATTAAAAATCCAACTAAAGACAAAGCTATGGCTAAAACGGAATAATTCTCTGCTAATAAAGGGTGTGTAGAATCAGTAAAATAAAGGAATGGAATAGCCAAAATAAAGAGGACAACTGGAAATTGCCCTCTATATTTAAACAAAAAATTACCTTGCTTTTCTAATTCGTTGATTAATGCCATTAGTTTATAGACAATAATTCTACTTCAAAGATAAGTGTAGCATTTGGTCCTATTGCCCCTCCTGCTCCTCTTTCACCATAGGCTAAATCAGATGGTATATACAGCTTATACTTTGAACCTACATTCATTAATTGTAAAGCTTCTACCCAACCTGGAATAACACCGTTTACAGGAAATGTAGCCGGCTGACCTCTGTCTACCGAACTGTCAAAGACAGTACCGTCTAATAGTGTTCCATGATAATGAACAGTAACCTTGTCAGATTCACTAGGCGTTGCCCCTGTTCCATTAGTAATTATTTCATATTGTAAGCCCGATGAAGTTGTGATGACACCTACTTTCTTAGCGTTTTCAATTAAAAAAGAACTTCCTTCAGCAGTAGCCTCTTGACTTTTCTTTTCTGATAATTCGAGAAAGTAATCTTGTATTAATAGATTGGCTTCATCTTCAGTAATTCTTACTTCTTTGTCACTGAAAACATCGTTAAAGGCTGACGCCATAGCATCGGTTTCTATACTTTCAAAACCGCTATTTTTAAGGTTGTTGGCAACACTTATTCCCAAGCTATAACTTACAGAATCTATTTGTGTTGTTAATTCAGCATTTGTGTAGTTTTCTTGATTACATGCTACTAATGTAGCCGCAACACCAAGGATAAAAAGTTTGTTTTTCATTGTTTTTAATTTAGTTGTTATTAATATAGTTAGGGATTATGTTTTTAAATTTTGAGATTGCTTCTTCCATCGTAGTGAAAAAAGCACCCCCTGCTGCATTATTATGACCGCCACCATTAAAATGATCACGAGATAATTGATTAACAGAAATATCACCTTTAGAACGAAAAGATATTTTAATTATTCCATCACGTTCAACCATAAAGGCTGCTACATTAATGCCTTCTATAGAAAGTGCATAATTAACTATTCCTTCAGTATCGCCTTTTTTAAAGTTAAATCGCTCCAATTCTTCTTTACTTAGATGTATGATAGCTACTCCTAGCTCTCTGATTACTTCCATCTTTTCACTCAAGCAATAGCCTAATAATTTCAGTCTGCTAACAGAGTTGTTATCATGAATTTGGTCATAAACCCAATCGTTTCTAGCACCTTTTTGCATTAAAAAAGATACCACTTGATGGGTTTTAGAAGTTACCGAATTGAACCTAAAGTTACCTGTGTCAGTCATTATTCCAGCGTACAAGCACTCAGCAATATCTTGATCTATCATGTCTTCGTCTCCCAACAATTCTAAAAATTCAAAAATGAGTTGAGCCGTAGAACATGAGGTAGTATCTGAAAAATTAAAATCAAAAACATCGGGTTGCTGATGGTGGTCAATCAATACTTTCAAGGCTTTTGATTCTTCGACAACAGGTGCAAAAGTATCTATTCTACTAAGTGTATTGAAGTCTAAACAAAAGATTAATTCCGCTTTTTTTGTTATTCTTTTAGCTTTTTCTTCATGAAAACAATACTCAATAACGTACTCATCACCTTTCATCCACTTCAAAAACTTGGGGTAATCGTTTGGTGTAATAACCTGTACGTCATGCCCTTTCATAAGCAGGTAATTATACAAGGCTAAAGAAGAACCCATAGCATCGCCATCTGGACCTTTGTGTGTCGTTATTACCACCTTTCGAGGTGTGGATAAAAACGCTTTTAATTCATTTAATTCTGTTGCTTTCATAAAGTTTGCTAAAATAAGAATAAAACTGAGTGTAAATGGTAAAGGAATTTTATAAATTCGCGCCATTAATTTTTAACAGATAAAAATGGCAACTAATAGAACATTTACAATGATAAAGCCCGAAGCAGTGGAAAATGGCCACATCGGAGCTATCTTAGAACGAATCAATGCTGCAGGATTTAGAATTGTAGCAATGAAAAAGACAGCACTTTCTGCTGAGAAAGCAGGTGAGTTTTATGCTGTTCACAAAGAACGTCCTTTTTATGGTGAATTAGTAAGTTATATGAGCTCTGGTCCTATCGTTGCTGCCATTCTTGAAAAAGATAATGCAGTACTAGACTTTAGAACTCTTATAGGTGCTACTGACCCATCGGAAGCTGCTGAAGGAACTATCCGAAGTGAGTTTGCTGAAAGTAAAGCAAAAAATGCTGTTCACGGTTCTGACTCAGATGACAATGCTGCTATCGAAGGAGATTTCTTTTTCTCTGCTGAGGAAAGATTCTAGTATCAGAAAATAACAATATAAACGAAGCTCTAAATCTTACGATTTAGGGCTTTTTTTATTTAAGAACGATATCGGTAATTACCTCTTTACCTACAGCTTCATTTAAGTCCTTGATAATTTCTGACTTCTTGTAGGATAATTCTTGCCTTAAAGTAGAAGAATTTAATCGAATATGAAGCTTATTGTTTTGTATAAACACTTCTTCAGTATATTTAGCTAAGCTAGGCCCCAAGACTTTATCCCATTCTGTTATAATTTTGACTTCGTCGAGTTTACGTTCCCATCCACTCTGCCTCAAAAAGTCTTTTATGACTTCTCCTAATGTCTGCTGATTACTCTTCCTTTTCAACGGCTCCGTCTTTTATGTGAAACAATTTATAATCGGCAGAAATCTTATCAAATATCTGCTTAGATCGTTCGGGGTGTGTGTCGGTAACAAATATTTGTCCAAAATGATGTTGATCGACTAATTTCATAAGGTGTTCTACCCTATTATCATCCAATTTGTCAAAAACATCATCCAACAACAACATGGGCTTATAACCTAAAGCCTCTTGCATAAAATCAAATTGGGCTAATTTAAGTGCTAAGAGATATGTTTTTTGTTGACCTTGCGAACCTACTCGCTTAATAGGATAGCCATTCAAATGAAAAACCAAATCATCTTTATGGATACCCACAGATGTGAATTTTACAATTCTATCTTTTTCAAAATTTTGTTGACATAAATCCAAAAAGCTATGTTCTGTTAATTGAGATTCATAATGTATGCTTACTTCTTCTTCAGTATTAGAGATAGAAGTGTAATAATCTAGAAATATAGGAGATAACTGATTTAAAAAAGACTGTCTTTTTTTAAAAATAATATGTGCTAATGGCGACAATTGCTCATCATACAGTGCTAAGGAACTCAACTGAATGGATTTTGAATCCATAGACTTCAAGAGTGCATTTCTTTGCAAGATTAACTTATTGTATGCGATTAAAGTATTCAGATATTCTTTATCAAACTGGGATATTACACTATCCATATACTTTCTTCTTACATCACTTCCAGCCAAAAGCAACTCGCTGTCGGTTGGGGACACCATAACCAAAGGAAATAAGCCAATATGCTCAGCCAACTTGCCGTACTTTTTCTTGTTACGTTTAACTATTTTTTTAACACCACTCTTAACTGCACATTGTACCAACTCTTTCTTGTCGTCTTTCTCAAAAATACCCTCAACAGTCATGAAAGATTGATTATACAATACATTCATACTATCCTGTTTGATGAAAAAACTTTTGGTAAACGATAAATAGTGAATGGCATCTAGAAGATTAGTTTTTCCAGAACCATTATTCCCAACGAAACAATTGATATTGGGGTTAAAATCTAAACTACTATCAGAATGATTTTTAAAATTTAATACAGATAATTTATCTAAATACATTGGTGCTCAATTCAATACCACTAAAGTATCTATTTTTTAAGTTATTAGAAGTCAAATACATCAAACTTT from Flavobacteriales bacterium includes the following:
- a CDS encoding isoprenylcysteine carboxylmethyltransferase family protein, with the protein product MALINELEKQGNFLFKYRGQFPVVLFILAIPFLYFTDSTHPLLAENYSVLAIALSLVGFLIRAYTIGTTPRGTSGRNTKEQVAEVLNSTGIYSMVRHPLYLGNYFMWIGIVVFTFNWYFVVVVSLLYWVYYERIMFAEERFLERKFGQQYLEWASKLPAFIPKFSQFKKSNIPFSVVSVLRREYSGVLATVIGFVFVLLLRNFFEGNKVLVSESWLNVLAITTLVSLVLRTLKRSTSLLDEEGRS
- a CDS encoding FKBP-type peptidyl-prolyl cis-trans isomerase gives rise to the protein MKNKLFILGVAATLVACNQENYTNAELTTQIDSVSYSLGISVANNLKNSGFESIETDAMASAFNDVFSDKEVRITEDEANLLIQDYFLELSEKKSQEATAEGSSFLIENAKKVGVITTSSGLQYEIITNGTGATPSESDKVTVHYHGTLLDGTVFDSSVDRGQPATFPVNGVIPGWVEALQLMNVGSKYKLYIPSDLAYGERGAGGAIGPNATLIFEVELLSIN
- a CDS encoding bifunctional oligoribonuclease/PAP phosphatase NrnA — its product is MKATELNELKAFLSTPRKVVITTHKGPDGDAMGSSLALYNYLLMKGHDVQVITPNDYPKFLKWMKGDEYVIEYCFHEEKAKRITKKAELIFCLDFNTLSRIDTFAPVVEESKALKVLIDHHQQPDVFDFNFSDTTSCSTAQLIFEFLELLGDEDMIDQDIAECLYAGIMTDTGNFRFNSVTSKTHQVVSFLMQKGARNDWVYDQIHDNNSVSRLKLLGYCLSEKMEVIRELGVAIIHLSKEELERFNFKKGDTEGIVNYALSIEGINVAAFMVERDGIIKISFRSKGDISVNQLSRDHFNGGGHNNAAGGAFFTTMEEAISKFKNIIPNYINNN
- a CDS encoding nucleoside-diphosphate kinase, encoding MATNRTFTMIKPEAVENGHIGAILERINAAGFRIVAMKKTALSAEKAGEFYAVHKERPFYGELVSYMSSGPIVAAILEKDNAVLDFRTLIGATDPSEAAEGTIRSEFAESKAKNAVHGSDSDDNAAIEGDFFFSAEERF
- a CDS encoding DUF721 domain-containing protein, which codes for MKRKSNQQTLGEVIKDFLRQSGWERKLDEVKIITEWDKVLGPSLAKYTEEVFIQNNKLHIRLNSSTLRQELSYKKSEIIKDLNEAVGKEVITDIVLK
- the recF gene encoding DNA replication and repair protein RecF (All proteins in this family for which functions are known are DNA-binding proteins that assist the filamentation of RecA onto DNA for the initiation of recombination or recombinational repair.), with the translated sequence MYLDKLSVLNFKNHSDSSLDFNPNINCFVGNNGSGKTNLLDAIHYLSFTKSFFIKQDSMNVLYNQSFMTVEGIFEKDDKKELVQCAVKSGVKKIVKRNKKKYGKLAEHIGLFPLVMVSPTDSELLLAGSDVRRKYMDSVISQFDKEYLNTLIAYNKLILQRNALLKSMDSKSIQLSSLALYDEQLSPLAHIIFKKRQSFLNQLSPIFLDYYTSISNTEEEVSIHYESQLTEHSFLDLCQQNFEKDRIVKFTSVGIHKDDLVFHLNGYPIKRVGSQGQQKTYLLALKLAQFDFMQEALGYKPMLLLDDVFDKLDDNRVEHLMKLVDQHHFGQIFVTDTHPERSKQIFDKISADYKLFHIKDGAVEKEE